Sequence from the bacterium genome:
GACGGCGCGCTGCGCGTTACCGAGATCAAGCTCGCCGGCCGAAAGGCGATGGCTGTCGCCGCGCTGCTGAACGGGTTTCCGATCGAGGTCGGCGAAAGGATCGGCGCGTAGATCGCGACATCGGAGTGTAATCGGGCGGTAACACGCGACGCCGGAGCCGCAAACGAAGCCGCCACGCTCCGAGCGGGGCGGCGAAGTGCGCGGGCGGCAGCGCGCCGGGATAAACGCATCTAGCGAGGCGGCGCAGCCCGCGCGCTGTCGATTGCGGCTCCGACCTTTCAGACTTTTCCGTTTGACAGCCTGTTCGCTCTCGTGCCATTCAGAAGGCCGCCTTCAAGAAAACGAGGTTCCGTCGCCCGTGCGCCCCGGCGAATCGATATCTGACGAACTATTCGGTGATCCCGCCATCGAAAACCCGCTGTTTTACGAGCGCGGGCTCTGGCGGCGAGGCGTGCGCCTTGTCGCGGGCCTGGACGAGGCGGGGCGCGGGCCGCTGGCGGGCCCGGTCGTCGCCGCGGCGGTCGTGCTTCGCGAGGACGTGGACCTGCCGGGCGTGACCGACTCGAAGCTGCTGACGCGCGACGAGCGCGAGGCGTGCTTCGTGCGTATTCTGGATGGGGCGACCTTTGTAACGGTGGCGGCCGAATCGCACGCGACGATCGACCGCATCAATATCCTCGCCGCTTCGCTTCGGGCGATGAGCCGGTGCCTCCGGATGTTGCCCGAACCGGCGCACCACGCGCTCGTCGACGGCAATCAGCGCGTGCCGACGCTGGTGCCGCAGACGACGCTTGTCGAGGGCGACCGGCGTTCGCTGTCCATCGGCGCGGCGAGCATTGTGGCCAAGGTGGTGCGCGACCGCGTCATGCTCGCCATGCACGCCAAATGGCCGCATTACGGTTTTCGGACGAACATGGGGTATGGAACGCCAGAGCATCTCGCGGCGCTGGCGCGCCACGGTCCCTGCCGCATCCACCGCCGCTCGTTTCGGCCCGTGCCCGCGGAGCGCGATTGAAATTCCCCTGGTCGCGGAAGACGGCGCGCGCCGATCCGCGCCGCCGGCTCGGCGACGCGGCCGAACGCCTGGCCACGCGGCACCTGGAGGACCTCGGCTACCGCATCCTCGCGCGCAATGTCGTGTTCGATATCGGCGAAATCGACATCGTCGCCGAGCACGACGGGTGCGTTGTCGTGGTGGAAGTCAAAAGCGCGAAGGAGTCGCCCGGCTTTTCGCCCGCCGACCGCGTCAACGCGAAAAAACGCAAAAAGCTGCTTTCGCTTGCGCGTCGCTTTGCCGCGACGCATCGGCTGACCGGCAGCGCCTTTCGATTCGACATCGTGTCGGTCGTCTATCCGACCGCCGGGGAGCCGCGCATCGACGTGTACCCCCGTGCGTTCGATGCAGCGGGCCGCCCGGCCTGATGCCTCCATTTCGTTCGCGCCTGCCGTCGTTTGGCATTTTCCGGCGCATCCGGCAGCGCCTGATCGTGACCTACGTGCTTTTGACCGTTCTCATGGTTTCGGTGATCGGCACGCTTTTTTACTACATCGCCCGCGACGCGCTGGACGAGGAAATGGGACGGCGCCTGGTGATGGTCGCGCAGATCGGCGCCGCGCGCCTTGACGCGGAGGCGGTGGCGTCGCTGCGCCCGTCGGACGAGGAGAGCGAGGCGTACAAGCGCGTCGTGCAGACGCTGAAATCGCTTTTGGATCTTGGCGCGGCGAGCCGCATCTACATCATCGGGCCCGACAACCGGAGCCTGGCGGATACCGATCCGTCGGTGCGCATCGGCACGGAGTATTACCGCTTTGCCGCGCAGTCGTTCGAGATCGACACCGCGGCGTCGGGCATTCCGGTCGATTCGGCCGTGTTCCGGGGGCGCGACGGCGCCTGGTACAAGTCCGCGTTCGCGCCGATCCGCCGCGGCGGCGAGGTCGCCGGCGTCGTGGGCGTGGACGCGGACGTGACGTTTTTCGCGGTGTTGCGCCGCATCACGCGAAACCTTTTCATCTTCGCGTCGTTCGCCGTCGCGATGATCGTGTTGGTGAGCCTGCTTCTGGCCATCGGGTTCGAGCGACCGATCCAACGGCTCGTGCACGCGGCGCAGCGCCTTGCCGAGGGGGATCTGCACGCGAAAATCGAGCCGACGAGCAGGGATGAGATCGGCTTTCTGGCGACGTCGCTTGAGACGGCGCGGCAGCGCATCGTGGAACGCGACCGCAACCTGCAGATGCTGCAGCGCGGCATCGCGCACGAGGTTCGCAATCCCCTTGGCGGTATGCGGCTATTCTGCGATATTCTCTCGGACGAATTGGCGGGCGACGAGGAAAAGCGGGCGCACGTCGACAAGATCCGCCGCGAAATCAGCGGGCTCGAGCGCGTCGTCAACGAGTTTCTCGATTTCACGCGCGAGTTGCCGCTTGATCCGGTGCCGGTCGTGGTGGGCGAGTTTCTGACCGACCTTCTCGACCGCTACCGCGGCGCCGAGGCGACCGGCGTCAAGCTGGCCGTGGAAATCGACGAGAGCGTCCGGCGCGCCGTCTTTGACCCCGCGCTGGTGCGCCGGGCGCTGTTCAACCTGATCAACAACGCCATTCAGGCGATGGCGGGCGGCGGACGGCTGACGATCCGCGCGCGGCGCGACGGACCGGCGATCGCGATCGACGTCGCCGACAACGGCGCGGGGATCAAACCCGAGGTGATGGAACACCTGTTCACGCCCTTTTACACGACCAAGGACAAGGGCACCGGGCTCGGCATGCCCTTCACGAGGAAGATTGTGGAACGTCACGGTGGAACGATGCACGTGGAAAGCGAAGCGGGACGCGGCACGACCGTGACCATCCGGCTTCCGCAGGAGCGATAGATGGCGCGCGTACTTGTTGTCGATGACAACACCACGATGCGGGAAGGCATGGAGGCCGTCATCGCCCGCATGGGGCATCAGGTCGTCGGCGCGGCCGGCGGACGGCAGGCGGTTGGACTTGCCGAAAAGACCAACTTCGACGTCGTCCTGACGGATCTCAAGATGGAGGAGATGGACGGCATCGAGGTCACGCGCCGCATCAAGGAGATGAACCCCGACACGATCGTCATCGTCATCACCGCTTACGGCACGATCGAGGTGGCGGTCGACGCGATCAAGAGCGGCGCGTTCGATTTCGTGCAAAAGCCGTTTGCCTCCGACGTCTTGCGCCTGAAGGTGACGCAGGCCCTGGACTGGGCGGACCTCGCCCGCGCCAACGAGATTCTCGAGCAGCAGAATCGCTATCTGCGCACGGCGGAGTCCGCCGGCTACGCGATGGACCAGATGATCGGCGAATCGCCCCTTCTGGCCGATATCCAGAAAACCGTGGAGAAGGTGGCCCGCGGCGATTCCACCGTGTACATCCATGGTGAGTCGGGCGTCGGCAAGGAGCTGATCGCGCGGGCGATCCACGAAAAGAGCCCGCGCCATGACAAACCGTTCATCAAGGTGAACTGCTCGGCGCTTGCCGAGGGCGTGATGGAGTCGGAGCTGTTCGGGCACGAGCGCGGCAGCTTCACGGGCGCGGTCAAGCGCAAGGTCGGCCGATTCGAACTGGCCGACGGCGGCACGCTGTTCCTGGACGAGATCGGCGACATCAGCCCGGCGATGCAGCTCAAGCTCCTTCGCGTCTTGCAGGAACGCGAGTTCGAGCGCGTGGGCGGCCAGCAGACGTTGCAGGTGGACGTGCGCATCATCTGCGCGACGAACAAGGACCTGAAGGAAGAGGTGGCTCGCGGCGCGTTCCGCGAGGATCTGTTCTATCGCCTGCACATCATTCCGATCTACGTGCCGCCGCTGCGCGAACGGCGCGAGGACGTCGGCCTTCTGGTGCACCACTTCCTGAAAAAGCTCGGGCCGCGCACGCGCAAGAAGATCGCGAACATCGACGAGCCCGCGATGAAGGCGCTTGCGGAATATTCCTGGCCGGGCAACATCCGCGAGCTCGAAAACGTCATCGAGCAGACGATGGTGCTGTGCGAGGGGCAGGTCATCCACCGCGACGACCTGCCGTCGTTTGTCACCCGGGACGAGGGCGTGCACGCTTATCGGTCCTTCCTTGGCGAGCGGCCGCTCAACGAGATTCTCGAGGATATCGAGCGAGGCCTCATCAAGGAGGCGTACGAGAAATCCGGCAAGGTGAAGACGGAAACGGCAAAGCTCCTTGGCGTCAAAACCAGCGCTCTCTACTACAAGCTCGAGAAGTACGGGCTTCTTTGAAAGCGCGTCGCACGATTCGGAGGCGCTCCCTTCGATGCTGACGCGGCGCGCCCTCCCCTTCGTTATGATCCTTTTCGCGGCGACGCTGCTTCTCGCCGCGCTCGCGCGCGCGGCGTCTCCCGAGGTTCCCGCCGATATCAAGGGCCTGGAGCGGCAGGCCACGCTTTTGCGCGAGCAGGTTCTCGACCTCGAAAAGGCGCGCGCCGCGCAAAAGGAACGCATCGACGACCTGGTCCGGGAGATCGACAAGATCCGCGCGGGCGGCGACCCGGGATTCCTGGAAAAGCGCCGGCTCGAACGCCTGCTCGCCGAATCGCGCGAGGCGGGCGAGCAGCTTGAGACGACGGTCGCGCGGATCGACGCGCTGCGCACCGAATACGGGCGGCATCTGCGCCGCGTGCACGACGCCTACACCCGCGAAATGGAGCGCGCCGCGGAGCAGCTCGCCGTGGAGAAAGAGCGCGGCCGGCTGGCCGAGCTGACCTCGTATTTCCTGTTATTGCGCGACCGCCGGCAGGCCTATCGGCCGCCGGGCGCGGCGGTGCCCGCGGGCGACATGTTCGTCGTGGAGATCGCGGGGGACGATACGCCCGCCGCGCTGCGTTCCAAGCTCGACCTCATGAAACGGCGCCTGTCCCGCGTCGACGAGATC
This genomic interval carries:
- a CDS encoding ribonuclease HII gives rise to the protein MENPLFYERGLWRRGVRLVAGLDEAGRGPLAGPVVAAAVVLREDVDLPGVTDSKLLTRDEREACFVRILDGATFVTVAAESHATIDRINILAASLRAMSRCLRMLPEPAHHALVDGNQRVPTLVPQTTLVEGDRRSLSIGAASIVAKVVRDRVMLAMHAKWPHYGFRTNMGYGTPEHLAALARHGPCRIHRRSFRPVPAERD
- a CDS encoding YraN family protein, coding for MKFPWSRKTARADPRRRLGDAAERLATRHLEDLGYRILARNVVFDIGEIDIVAEHDGCVVVVEVKSAKESPGFSPADRVNAKKRKKLLSLARRFAATHRLTGSAFRFDIVSVVYPTAGEPRIDVYPRAFDAAGRPA
- a CDS encoding HAMP domain-containing histidine kinase is translated as MPPFRSRLPSFGIFRRIRQRLIVTYVLLTVLMVSVIGTLFYYIARDALDEEMGRRLVMVAQIGAARLDAEAVASLRPSDEESEAYKRVVQTLKSLLDLGAASRIYIIGPDNRSLADTDPSVRIGTEYYRFAAQSFEIDTAASGIPVDSAVFRGRDGAWYKSAFAPIRRGGEVAGVVGVDADVTFFAVLRRITRNLFIFASFAVAMIVLVSLLLAIGFERPIQRLVHAAQRLAEGDLHAKIEPTSRDEIGFLATSLETARQRIVERDRNLQMLQRGIAHEVRNPLGGMRLFCDILSDELAGDEEKRAHVDKIRREISGLERVVNEFLDFTRELPLDPVPVVVGEFLTDLLDRYRGAEATGVKLAVEIDESVRRAVFDPALVRRALFNLINNAIQAMAGGGRLTIRARRDGPAIAIDVADNGAGIKPEVMEHLFTPFYTTKDKGTGLGMPFTRKIVERHGGTMHVESEAGRGTTVTIRLPQER
- a CDS encoding sigma-54 dependent transcriptional regulator, coding for MARVLVVDDNTTMREGMEAVIARMGHQVVGAAGGRQAVGLAEKTNFDVVLTDLKMEEMDGIEVTRRIKEMNPDTIVIVITAYGTIEVAVDAIKSGAFDFVQKPFASDVLRLKVTQALDWADLARANEILEQQNRYLRTAESAGYAMDQMIGESPLLADIQKTVEKVARGDSTVYIHGESGVGKELIARAIHEKSPRHDKPFIKVNCSALAEGVMESELFGHERGSFTGAVKRKVGRFELADGGTLFLDEIGDISPAMQLKLLRVLQEREFERVGGQQTLQVDVRIICATNKDLKEEVARGAFREDLFYRLHIIPIYVPPLRERREDVGLLVHHFLKKLGPRTRKKIANIDEPAMKALAEYSWPGNIRELENVIEQTMVLCEGQVIHRDDLPSFVTRDEGVHAYRSFLGERPLNEILEDIERGLIKEAYEKSGKVKTETAKLLGVKTSALYYKLEKYGLL